Proteins co-encoded in one Solea senegalensis isolate Sse05_10M linkage group LG8, IFAPA_SoseM_1, whole genome shotgun sequence genomic window:
- the LOC122773373 gene encoding protein IWS1 homolog isoform X1, which produces MDGEDDDFMSGSHSDDGGGTPVQDEHPASDGEDMRSDGHQSEDEGSNDAHAMETSRAASGSENEGHGGADSDSEVEAPQGQGGVDEKSDSEEEATRPGDSDEDETPVKRRITDSDNEDSSPVKHRGSDNEEGEGSSPVAKHRGSSSDMEDGEDRPRAAADSDSDNEDAKPAASSRSNADSDSDTEMPARRKAAQIDSDEEGEGEGDGGKQQEDTEEATGGGKWKAVMQSDSENEDEEGGRKKVAAGSDDEQQEEKEREPADDSDDEKPVKRKKAILSDSEDEEKAETPAKRSRAVSDDDENSDSDDGGPDKSLKAKLRELGSDSGSEDESSKATAEKKDEKALFGSDSDSGDEEEKMIADIFGESGDEEEEEFTGFNQEDLDGDKVQAKEKKQQLQEESDSDEGVDRSGQDTSFMSDFDIMLARRKAMNSKKRRHRDGGTFISDADDVVSAMITKMNEAAEEDRTLNSQKKPALKKLTLLPQVVMHLKKQDLKDTFIDSGVMSAIKEWISPLPDKSLPALRIREELLRILQELPSVSQETLKHSGIGRSVMFLYKHPKESRSNKDLALKLINEWSRPIFGLTSNYKGMTREERQQRDLDQQMPQRRRLSSGGQTPRRDLEKQLTGEEKALRPGDPGFCARARVPMPSNKDYVVRPKWNVEGDSSRGPMKKGMSRVDKQMRRIADIRRLTKPGHAVKISVEGNRMPL; this is translated from the exons ATGGACGGAGAAGACGACGACTTTATGTCCGGAAGCCACTCtg ATGATGGCGGCGGCACTCCAGTTCAGGATGAACACCCAGCATCCGATGGTGAGGACATGAGGAGTGATGGACACCAATCTGAG GATGAGGGCAGCAATGATGCCCACGCCATGGAGACCAGCAGGGCAGCCAGTGGTTCTGAAAACGAGGGCCACGGAGGAGCCGACAGCGACTCAGAGGTCGAGGCCCCCCAGGGCCAAGGTGGTGTGGACGAAAAGAGTGACTCTGAAGAGGAGGCTACTCGCCCGGGTGACAGCGACGAAGATGAAACCCCGGTCAAACGCAGGATAACCGATTCAGACAATGAGGACTCGTCTCCTGTCAAACACAGAGGTTCAGATAATGAGGAGGGGGAAGGGTCATCTCCTGTTGCAAAACACAGAGGGAGCAGTTCGGACATGGAAGATGGGGAGGACCGACCCAGAGCAGCCGCAGACAGTGACTCGGACAATGAGGATGCTAAACCAGCAGCGTCCAGCAGGTCAAATGCTGATAGTGACTCTGACACAGAGATGCCAGCCAGACGCAAGGCAGCACAGATAGACTCtgatgaggagggggagggggagggagatgGGGGGAAACAGCAGGAAGATACAGAGGAagcaacaggaggaggaaagtggAAAGCTGTGATGCAGTCCGACAGTGAGAacgaggatgaggagggaggaaggaagaaggTTGCAGCAGGAAGTGATGACGAACaacaagaggagaaggagagggaacCTGCTGATGACAGCGACGATGAGAAGCCAG tgaagagaaagaaagccATTTTGTCCgacagtgaggatgaggagaaggCCGAAACACCAG CGAAGAGGAGTCGGGCGGTGTCGGATGATGATGAGAATTCGGACAGTGATGATGGAGGTCCAGATAAGAGTCTAAAGGCCAAACTGAGAGAGCTCGGCTCTGACAGTGGAAGCGAGGATGAGAGCTCGAAGGCGACAGCAGAGAAGAAGGATGAGAAAGCGCTGTTTGGCAGCGACAGCGACTCTGGAGACGAGGAGGA GAAAATGATTGCAGACATCTTTGGAGAGTCtggggatgaggaggaggaagagttcaCA GGTTTCAACCAGGAGGATCTGGATGGAGACAAGGTGCAGGCgaaggagaagaagcagcaacTGCAGGAAGAGTCTGACTCTGATGAAGGAGTTGACCGCAGTGGACAAGA cacaAGCTTCATGTCTGACTTCGACATCATGCTCGCTCGGAGAAAAGCCATGAATAGCAAGAAAAGAAGACACCGTGACGGAGGGACGTTCATCAGCGACGCTGATGATGTGGTCAGCGCCATGATCACAAAGATGAATGAGGCTGCAGAG gagGATCGAACTCTGAACAGTCAGAAGAAACCAGCCCTGAAAAAACTCACCCTGCTGCCTCAGGTCGTCATGCACTTGAAGAA ACAGGACTTGAAGGACACGTTCATTGACAGCGGAGTGATGTCAGCTATCAAAGAGTGGATCAGTCCTCTTCCAGATAAGTCTCTGCCTGCGCTCAGGATCAGGGAGGAACTGCTGAGGATCCTGCAGGAG CTGCCCAGCGTGAGTCAGGAGACACTGAAGCACAGCGGCATTGGCCGATCCGTCATGTTCCTCTACAAACATCCCAAAGAGTCTCGATCCAACAAAGACCTCGCGCTCAAGCTCATCA ATGAATGGTCGCGGCCAATCTTTGGTTTGACATCCAACTACAAAGGAATGACGAGAGAAGAGCGACAGCAGAGAGACCTGGACCAGCAGATGCCTCAGAGACGAAGACTCAG TTCAGGGGGACAGACACCTCGGAGGGACCTGGAGAAGCAGCTAACTGGAGAGGAAAA AGCTTTGCGACCTGGTGACCCTGGGTTCTGTGCCCGGGCTCGAGTTCCCATGCCCTCTAACAAAGACTATGTAGTACGACCCAAGTGGAACGTGGAAGGAGACTCCAGCAGG GGTCCGATGAAGAAGGGAATGTCCCGGGTTGATAAACAGATGCGTAGAATTGCTGATATTCGCCGTCTAACGAAGCCAGGTCATGCTGTTAAAATCAGTGTTGAAGGCAACCGGATGCCGTTGTGA
- the LOC122773373 gene encoding protein IWS1 homolog isoform X2 produces MDGEDDDFMSGSHSDDGGGTPVQDEHPASDGEDMRSDGHQSEDEGSNDAHAMETSRAASGSENEGHGGADSDSEVEAPQGQGGVDEKSDSEEEATRPGDSDEDETPVKRRITDSDNEDSSPVKHRGSDNEEGEGSSPVAKHRGSSSDMEDGEDRPRAAADSDSDNEDAKPAASSRSNADSDSDTEMPARRKAAQIDSDEEGEGEGDGGKQQEDTEEATGGGKWKAVMQSDSENEDEEGGRKKVAAGSDDEQQEEKEREPADDSDDEKPVKRKKAILSDSEDEEKAETPAKRSRAVSDDDENSDSDDGGPDKSLKAKLRELGSDSGSEDESSKATAEKKDEKALFGSDSDSGDEEEKMIADIFGESGDEEEEEFTGFNQEDLDGDKVQAKEKKQQLQEESDSDEGVDRSGQDTSFMSDFDIMLARRKAMNSKKRRHRDGGTFISDADDVVSAMITKMNEAAEEDRTLNSQKKPALKKLTLLPQVVMHLKKQDLKDTFIDSGVMSAIKEWISPLPDKSLPALRIREELLRILQELPSVSQETLKHSGIGRSVMFLYKHPKESRSNKDLALKLINEWSRPIFGLTSNYKGMTREERQQRDLDQQMPQRRRLSQPQKVERAEEPDVFSPPIRFSHTICMVALQASVPRQN; encoded by the exons ATGGACGGAGAAGACGACGACTTTATGTCCGGAAGCCACTCtg ATGATGGCGGCGGCACTCCAGTTCAGGATGAACACCCAGCATCCGATGGTGAGGACATGAGGAGTGATGGACACCAATCTGAG GATGAGGGCAGCAATGATGCCCACGCCATGGAGACCAGCAGGGCAGCCAGTGGTTCTGAAAACGAGGGCCACGGAGGAGCCGACAGCGACTCAGAGGTCGAGGCCCCCCAGGGCCAAGGTGGTGTGGACGAAAAGAGTGACTCTGAAGAGGAGGCTACTCGCCCGGGTGACAGCGACGAAGATGAAACCCCGGTCAAACGCAGGATAACCGATTCAGACAATGAGGACTCGTCTCCTGTCAAACACAGAGGTTCAGATAATGAGGAGGGGGAAGGGTCATCTCCTGTTGCAAAACACAGAGGGAGCAGTTCGGACATGGAAGATGGGGAGGACCGACCCAGAGCAGCCGCAGACAGTGACTCGGACAATGAGGATGCTAAACCAGCAGCGTCCAGCAGGTCAAATGCTGATAGTGACTCTGACACAGAGATGCCAGCCAGACGCAAGGCAGCACAGATAGACTCtgatgaggagggggagggggagggagatgGGGGGAAACAGCAGGAAGATACAGAGGAagcaacaggaggaggaaagtggAAAGCTGTGATGCAGTCCGACAGTGAGAacgaggatgaggagggaggaaggaagaaggTTGCAGCAGGAAGTGATGACGAACaacaagaggagaaggagagggaacCTGCTGATGACAGCGACGATGAGAAGCCAG tgaagagaaagaaagccATTTTGTCCgacagtgaggatgaggagaaggCCGAAACACCAG CGAAGAGGAGTCGGGCGGTGTCGGATGATGATGAGAATTCGGACAGTGATGATGGAGGTCCAGATAAGAGTCTAAAGGCCAAACTGAGAGAGCTCGGCTCTGACAGTGGAAGCGAGGATGAGAGCTCGAAGGCGACAGCAGAGAAGAAGGATGAGAAAGCGCTGTTTGGCAGCGACAGCGACTCTGGAGACGAGGAGGA GAAAATGATTGCAGACATCTTTGGAGAGTCtggggatgaggaggaggaagagttcaCA GGTTTCAACCAGGAGGATCTGGATGGAGACAAGGTGCAGGCgaaggagaagaagcagcaacTGCAGGAAGAGTCTGACTCTGATGAAGGAGTTGACCGCAGTGGACAAGA cacaAGCTTCATGTCTGACTTCGACATCATGCTCGCTCGGAGAAAAGCCATGAATAGCAAGAAAAGAAGACACCGTGACGGAGGGACGTTCATCAGCGACGCTGATGATGTGGTCAGCGCCATGATCACAAAGATGAATGAGGCTGCAGAG gagGATCGAACTCTGAACAGTCAGAAGAAACCAGCCCTGAAAAAACTCACCCTGCTGCCTCAGGTCGTCATGCACTTGAAGAA ACAGGACTTGAAGGACACGTTCATTGACAGCGGAGTGATGTCAGCTATCAAAGAGTGGATCAGTCCTCTTCCAGATAAGTCTCTGCCTGCGCTCAGGATCAGGGAGGAACTGCTGAGGATCCTGCAGGAG CTGCCCAGCGTGAGTCAGGAGACACTGAAGCACAGCGGCATTGGCCGATCCGTCATGTTCCTCTACAAACATCCCAAAGAGTCTCGATCCAACAAAGACCTCGCGCTCAAGCTCATCA ATGAATGGTCGCGGCCAATCTTTGGTTTGACATCCAACTACAAAGGAATGACGAGAGAAGAGCGACAGCAGAGAGACCTGGACCAGCAGATGCCTCAGAGACGAAGACTCAG TCAGCCTCAGAAGGTGGAGAGGGCGGAGGAACCTGATGTCTTTTCTCCGCCAATCAGGTTCAGTCATACAATTTGCATGGTTGCACTGCAAGCCTCTGTTCCAAGACAGAATTGA
- the wdr74 gene encoding WD repeat-containing protein 74, translated as MGERSRLCSVWLGSETGILKGVSVAQKQAFNFCNTSHLSRDQEVRALCWGDPAESELLVGSVDGFVKTFSTEKGEFTEARRCGDPTEGCFTGLAALGGSALITCGEHGALRVWREDSGEPVTELDAGKNVSRMRQSPVHPHKVATGGKENGLKIWDLERPEKPVFTAKNLRDDWLDLRRPHWVRDMAFIPDSDKVVTCTGFHQVHVFDPSSPQRRPVLEADYGEYPLTALSLPSTGNTVVVGNTHGQIALLDLRKGLVRGCLKGLAGGVRWLQCHPSQQVVASCGLDRFLRIHDLEDRKLQHKVYLKSRLNCLLLSSRNLEDGGAGAEEGNQEVKKEEGEEEEEDEVWDTMEQVKEVEKPKRKTTITEEEEEEGEEEEQPQPQKKSKKKRKKGQD; from the exons ATGGGGGAGCGGAGTCGGCTGTGCTCTGTGTGGTTGGGCTCGGAGACTGGCATCCTGAAGGGAGTCAGTGTGGCCCAGAAACAGGCTTTTAACTTCTGCAACACGAGCCACTTGAGCCGCGACCAGGAGGTCCGGGCTCTGTGCTGGGGAGACCCCGCGGAGAGTGAGCTGCTGGTCGGCTCCGTGGACGGCTTCGTGAAGACGTTCAGCACCGAGAAGGGCGAGTTCACGGAGGCCCGGCGCTGCGGGGACCCGACGGAGGGCTGCTTCACCGGACTGGCCGCACTCGGCGGTTCTGCGCTGATCACCTGCGGGGAGCACGGTGCGTTGCGGGTCTGGAGGGAGGACAGCGGCGAACCCGTCACAGAGCTGGACGCCGGGAAGAACGTGAGCAGGATGCGACAGAGTCCGGTTCACCCACACAAGGTGGCGACCGGCGGGAAGGAGAACGGACTGAAGATCTGGGACCTGGAGCGGCCGGAGAAACCCGTGTTCACCGCCAAAAACCTGCGGGACGACTGGCTGGACCTGCGGAGGCCGCACTGGGTCAGAGACATGGCCTTCATCCCGGACTCCGACAAAGTGGTCACCTGTACAGGCTTCCACCAA GTCCATGTCTTTGACCCGTCCTCCCCTCAGCGCCGTCCTGTGCTGGAGGCTGATTACGGAGAATACCCTCTCACAGCTCTGTCGCTGCCCTCAACTGGTAACACAGTGGTGGTGGGGAACACCCATGGTCAGATCGCCCTGCTGGACCTGAGGAAAGGTCTGGTCCGTGGGTGCCTAAAAGGGCTGGCGGGGGGTGTGCGGTGGCTGCAGTGTCACCCCTCCCAACAGGTGGTGGCGTCCTGTGGGCTGGATCGCTTCCTCCGTATTCATGATCTGGAGGACCGCAAGCTGCAGCACAAAGTCTACCTCAAGTCCAGACTCAACTGCCTCCTGCTGTCCAGCCGCAACCTGGAGGATGGAGGAGCAGGGGCAGAAGAAGGCAATCAGGAGGTGAAGaaagaggaaggggaggaggaggaggaggacgaagtGTGGGACACAATGGAGCAGgtgaaggaggtggagaagccaaagagaaaaacaacaataacggaggaggaggaggaggagggggaggaggaagaacaaccacaaccacagaagaagagcaagaagaagaggaagaaaggacAAGACTGA
- the zgc:162872 gene encoding BAR_ACAPs and ArfGap_ACAP domain-containing protein, whose product MDSLLGFEECVKDSPEFRLNLDQFEKEVSLLESHLDKVMKLCGRMVEAGQVYSSTNQLFLSSLADLSTYQETNGVVTNCLNQFNQGLQEMVSFHTMLFDQTQRAISQQLNNLCTQFLPQLAETRREFVRIGEDLETAALKNAQVSRHKASEAERASHLLLATQKCYQHFALDYCLQLNSFKIQQRADILNSVFSFVHAQFTFFHQGFDLLRDMEPTMKTMAAQLSQLSADCVSKRKDLENKHLLVQQRDASGEQMVSPCPGSDDIIQGYLFKRCRRKSKTWKRCWFTIRDNQLIYRKSHKDDTMVLFEDLRLCAVKSLEHTDRRFCFELLSVQKSCALQADSEQLKQAWLSALQGSIDLAYRERGGTPLTQPKEPPSLLCGEENPPVPPTQRPAALGVALSGPGNQRCCDCGEEEPRWASINLGVTMCIECSGIHRSLGVHLSKVRSLTLDSWEAEQLKLLCILGNDIMNGIYEARCSEEGRVKPTADSPRPEKEMWIKEKYVEKRFVQSSGSDAAQCPKVNPGHLYQAALAGDLVAMAKALAEGAEVSGCVPEEEGRTALIGAAVGGSLLACEFLLQNGANINYRDLRGQGALHAAATAGHTGQVCLLLKRGANQYAVDETGQDPLAIAVEAANADIVTLLRMARMNEEMRDSEGIFGAMGDDQTFQDIFRDFSDMASHDPEKLSRRQLIRGGDSELGEDKERDKY is encoded by the exons ATGGACTCACTGTTGGGCTTTGAGGAGTGTGTCAAAGATTCACCGGAGttcag ACTGAACCTGGATCAGTTTGAGAAGGAGGTTTCACTGCTGGAGTCACACCTGGACAAG GTGATGAAGCTGTGTGGTAGGATGGTGGAGGCGGGACAGGTGTACAGTTCAACCAATCAGCTGTTTCTGAGCAGCCTGGCCGACCTCTCCACGTACCAGGAGACAAATGGAGTTGTCACT AATTGTCTGAACCAGTTTAACCAGGGCCTGCAGGAGATGGTCAGCTTTCACACT ATGTTGTTTGATCAGACACAGAGAGCCATTAGTCAACAGCTGAACAACCTCTGTACACA GTTTCTCCCTCAGCTGGCAGAGACCAGGAGAGAGTTTGTTCGGATCGGTGAGGATCTGGAGACGGCAGCTCTAAAAAACGCTCAGGTGTCACGCCACAAAGCCAGTGAAGCAGAGAGGGCAAGTCACCTGCTGCTGGCCACACAGAAATGCTACCAACACTTCGCCTTGGACTACTGTCTGCAG ctGAACAGCTTCAAGATTCAGCAGAGGGCAGATATCTTAAACTCC gtcttCTCCTTTGTCCACGCTCAGTTCACCTTCTTCCATCAAGGCTTTGACCTGCTTAGAGACATGGAGCCCACCATGAAGACCATGGCAGCACAG CTCTCCCAGCTGTCAGCCGACTGtgtgtcaaaaagaaaagaccTGGAGAACAAACACCTACTGGTGCAGCAGAGA GATGCTTCAGGTGAGCAGATGGTCAGCCCGTGTCCGGgaagtgatgacatcatccaagGTTACCTGTTCAAACGTTGCAGGAGGAAATCTAAAACCTGGAAGAG aTGTTGGTTTACAATCAGAGACAATCAGCTTATTTACAGAAAATCACACAAG GATGACACCATGGTTCTGTTTGAGGATCTCAGACTATGTGCTGTCAAATCCCTGGAGCACACCGACCGACGATTCTGCTTTGAGCTGCTTTCAGTCCAGAA GAGCTGTGCTCTGCAGGCCGACTCGGAGCAGCTTAAGCAGGCGTGGCTCAGCGCTCTGCAGGGCAGCATTGACCTTgcctacagagagagaggaggcacaCCCCTCACACAA CCAAAAGAACCCCCCTCTCTACTGTGTGGAGAGGAAAACCCACCGGTGCCCCCAACTCAGAGGCCAGCTGCCCTGGGTGTTGCTCTGAGTGGCCCCGGGAACCAGCGGTGCTGCGATTGTGGGGAGGAGGAACCTCGCTGGGCCTCCATCAACCTGGGAGTCACCATGTGCATTGAGTGCTCTGGCATACACAG gagCCTGGGTGTTCACCTGTCAAAGGTGCGATCTCTCACTCTGGACTCATGGGAGGCTGAACAGCTGAAG CTACTGTGCATTCTGGGAAATGATATCATGAATGGAATCTATGAGGCGCGGTGTTCAGAGGAAGGAAGAGTTAAACCCACAGCTGACAGCCCACG ACCAGAGAAAGAGATGTGGATCAAAGAGAAGTATGTGGAGAAGAGATTTGTGCAGAGCAGTGGTTCTGATGCAGCTC AGTGTCCTAAGGTCAACCCTGGGCATCTTTACCAGGCAGCTTTGGCTGGCGACCTAGTTGCCATGGCAAAGGCATTGGCTGAAGGAGCAGAGGTCAGTGGCTGTGTCCCTGAGGAGGAGGGACGCACAGCACTGATTGGAGCTGCTGTTGGG GGGTCACTGTTGGCCTGCGAGTTCCTGCTGCAGAACGGAGCAAACATCAACTACCGAGACCTGAGAGGACAGGGAGCACTGCACGCAGCTGCCACTGCTGGACACACTGG ACAGGTGTGTCTGCTGCTGAAGAGAGGAGCTAATCAGTACGCTGTGGACGAGACAGGACAGGATCCACTGGCCATCGCCGTGGAAGCCGCTAACGCTGACATTGTCACACT GCTGAGGATGGCCCGGATGAATGAAGAGATGAGAGATTCAGAGGGCATCTTTGGAGCCATGG GAGATGACCAGACTTTTCAGGACATCTTCCGCGACTTCAGTGATATGGCCTCTCACGACCCAGAGAAACTCAGCAGACGGCAGCTCATTCGTGGAGGAGACAGCGAGCTTGGCGAGGACAAGGAGCGGGATAAATATTGA
- the LOC122773340 gene encoding integrin-linked kinase-associated serine/threonine phosphatase 2C isoform X2, giving the protein MQDAHVLLPDMSSCLSALPGNVSHVSYFAVFDGHGGARASQFAAEHLHHNLAKKFPSGDSENVDKLIKKCILDTFKQTDEDFLKKASSQKPAWKDGSTATCVLVVDDMVYVANLGDSRAVLCRMEAAADGRRRSVTLALSKEHNPTMYEERMRIQRAGGTVRDGRVLGVLEVSRSIGDGQYKRCGVVSTPDLRRCQLTANDRFIILACDGLFKVFSADEAVKFVLNIMEEGSVEPKSGLTEEEVRFEAACQQLASEAVRRGCADNVTVILVSIGC; this is encoded by the exons ATGCAGGATGCCCACGTTCTGCTGCCAGACAtgagcagctgtctgtcagctCTTCCAGGAAATGT GTCTCATGTTTCGTACTTTGCAGTGTTTGATGGTCATGGTGGAGCTCGAGCCTCTCAGTTTGCTGCTGAGCATCTTCATCACAATCTGGCCAAGAAGTTCCCAAGCG GAGATTCTGAGAATGTGGACAAACTGATAAAGAAATGTATCCTGGATACTTTCAAACAGACGGACGAAGACTTTCTGAAGAAAGCATCTAGCCA GAAACCAGCGTGGAAGGATGGCTCCACTGCCACCTGTGTGCTGGTGGTGGATGACATGGTGTATGTGGCCAATCTGGGAGACAGCAGG GCCGTGTTGTGTCGGATGGAGGCGGCAGCAGACGGACGGAGGAGGTCGGTGACTCTGGCTCTTAGTAAAGAACACAATCCGACCATGTACGAAGAGAGGATGAGGATCCAGAGAGCGGGAGGCACTGTTAG AGATGGCAGGGTGCTGGGAGTCCTCGAGGTCTCCCGCTCTATCGGAGATGGTCAGTATAAACGCTGTGGCGTCGTTTCTACGCCCGACTTGAGGAGGTGTCAGCTCACAGCCAATGACAG GTTCATCATTCTGGCCTGTGATGGTTTGTTTAAAGTCTTTTCTGCtgatgaagctgttaaatttgTCCTCAACATCATGGAG GAGGGCAGTGTAGAGCCAAAGTCGGGCCtgacggaggaggaggtgcgGTTTGAAGCTGCCTGCCAACAGCTCGCCAGTGAGGCAGTGAGACGAGGTTGTGCTGACAATGTCACTGTCATCCTGGTTTCTATTGGCTGCTAA
- the LOC122773340 gene encoding integrin-linked kinase-associated serine/threonine phosphatase 2C isoform X1, with product MDLFDDLPEPTQTGGPASSPVTSRAHTTEDQEEERSLKRKREVVNKTEEQGQIKKVCSEGLPVLKGYVAARRGERDEMQDAHVLLPDMSSCLSALPGNVSHVSYFAVFDGHGGARASQFAAEHLHHNLAKKFPSGDSENVDKLIKKCILDTFKQTDEDFLKKASSQKPAWKDGSTATCVLVVDDMVYVANLGDSRAVLCRMEAAADGRRRSVTLALSKEHNPTMYEERMRIQRAGGTVRDGRVLGVLEVSRSIGDGQYKRCGVVSTPDLRRCQLTANDRFIILACDGLFKVFSADEAVKFVLNIMEEGSVEPKSGLTEEEVRFEAACQQLASEAVRRGCADNVTVILVSIGC from the exons ATGGACCTGTTTGACGACTTGCCAGAACCCACACAGACCGGCG GTCCAGCCAGTTCACCAGTCACGTCAAGAGCACATACCACGGAAGAccaagaagaagagagaagtttgaaaagaaaacgagaagttgtaaacaaaacagaggagCAAGGGCAGATCAAGAAAGTTTGTAGTGAAG GCCTTCCTGTATTGAAAGGCTATGTAGCGGCAAGGCGCGGTGAGCGGGATGAGATGCAGGATGCCCACGTTCTGCTGCCAGACAtgagcagctgtctgtcagctCTTCCAGGAAATGT GTCTCATGTTTCGTACTTTGCAGTGTTTGATGGTCATGGTGGAGCTCGAGCCTCTCAGTTTGCTGCTGAGCATCTTCATCACAATCTGGCCAAGAAGTTCCCAAGCG GAGATTCTGAGAATGTGGACAAACTGATAAAGAAATGTATCCTGGATACTTTCAAACAGACGGACGAAGACTTTCTGAAGAAAGCATCTAGCCA GAAACCAGCGTGGAAGGATGGCTCCACTGCCACCTGTGTGCTGGTGGTGGATGACATGGTGTATGTGGCCAATCTGGGAGACAGCAGG GCCGTGTTGTGTCGGATGGAGGCGGCAGCAGACGGACGGAGGAGGTCGGTGACTCTGGCTCTTAGTAAAGAACACAATCCGACCATGTACGAAGAGAGGATGAGGATCCAGAGAGCGGGAGGCACTGTTAG AGATGGCAGGGTGCTGGGAGTCCTCGAGGTCTCCCGCTCTATCGGAGATGGTCAGTATAAACGCTGTGGCGTCGTTTCTACGCCCGACTTGAGGAGGTGTCAGCTCACAGCCAATGACAG GTTCATCATTCTGGCCTGTGATGGTTTGTTTAAAGTCTTTTCTGCtgatgaagctgttaaatttgTCCTCAACATCATGGAG GAGGGCAGTGTAGAGCCAAAGTCGGGCCtgacggaggaggaggtgcgGTTTGAAGCTGCCTGCCAACAGCTCGCCAGTGAGGCAGTGAGACGAGGTTGTGCTGACAATGTCACTGTCATCCTGGTTTCTATTGGCTGCTAA